In the Candidatus Methylomirabilota bacterium genome, one interval contains:
- the deoC gene encoding deoxyribose-phosphate aldolase gives MNRVDIASRIEHTNLKPDATEEAVVKLCQEAKENGFHGVCVNPCRVHVAASALRGAGIQVCSVVGFPLGAHTSRLKATEAGEAITNGATEIDMVMNIGWFKEGNRILAEQDIRAVRTAISENTILKVIIEAAVLSQREKCDAAKLVVHAGGNFVKTSTGFHPAGGATVKDVKLLKSVVGNDAKIKAAGGIRDARTVLQMIGAGADRIGTSSSVAIMGEIPNDRPVAG, from the coding sequence ATGAACCGAGTTGACATCGCGAGCAGGATTGAACACACGAACTTAAAACCTGATGCCACGGAAGAAGCCGTTGTGAAGCTCTGTCAGGAGGCCAAAGAGAACGGTTTTCACGGCGTGTGTGTCAACCCTTGTCGGGTGCATGTTGCAGCGTCAGCGTTGCGGGGAGCTGGGATACAGGTGTGCTCGGTTGTTGGTTTTCCGTTGGGAGCGCATACCTCTAGGCTAAAAGCTACTGAAGCGGGGGAGGCCATCACCAACGGTGCGACTGAAATTGACATGGTCATGAATATCGGCTGGTTCAAAGAAGGCAATCGAATACTGGCAGAACAAGATATCCGGGCGGTCCGCACAGCGATAAGTGAAAACACCATTCTGAAAGTCATAATCGAAGCTGCGGTATTATCGCAACGTGAGAAATGTGACGCAGCGAAGCTGGTCGTCCACGCCGGAGGCAACTTTGTGAAGACATCCACTGGCTTTCATCCTGCCGGCGGGGCAACCGTAAAGGATGTCAAACTCTTGAAATCTGTGGTTGGCAATGATGCCAAGATAAAAGCGGCCGGGGGTATTCGCGATGCAAGAACGGTTCTCCAAATGATAGGGGCGGGAGCCGATAGAATCGGCACGAGCTCGAGCGTAGCAATCATGGGTGAAATTCCCAATGATCGTCCAGTCGCCGGGTGA
- a CDS encoding alpha/beta hydrolase: MRTGVSVNHVWSIVLVIAGSYGALLIFLYFYQSHLLYLPNLPSRDIVATPDMVGLSYEPVKIVTDDGVTLDGWFVPVRQTRGVLLFFHGNAGNISHRLDSLKVFYDLGLATFIFDYRGYGRSTGAPSEQGTYRDAAAAWRYLTEDRRIAAKDIVFFGRSLGAAIAVQLATKHTPKALIIESAFTSVPDLAAEVYPFIPARRLARFRYDAETLLQSVNCPVLIVHSRDDEIIPFAHGRRLYAVAHEPKQLLEIRGGHNDGFLVSRQDYVAGLNTFMKVHLEQ; encoded by the coding sequence ATGCGTACAGGGGTGTCGGTGAACCACGTCTGGTCCATTGTGCTAGTGATCGCCGGGTCCTATGGAGCCCTCCTGATTTTTTTGTACTTTTATCAATCACACCTGCTCTATCTGCCGAATCTTCCATCTCGTGACATTGTTGCCACCCCCGATATGGTGGGGCTTAGCTATGAGCCGGTAAAAATTGTCACCGACGATGGCGTGACCCTTGATGGCTGGTTTGTTCCTGTACGCCAGACGCGGGGCGTCTTGCTGTTTTTCCACGGCAATGCCGGTAACATCTCTCACCGCCTCGACTCACTCAAGGTCTTTTACGACCTGGGTCTCGCTACATTTATTTTTGACTATCGAGGCTACGGACGCAGCACCGGTGCACCGTCGGAGCAGGGCACTTATCGGGATGCCGCGGCTGCCTGGCGTTACTTAACCGAAGACCGGCGTATCGCAGCGAAAGACATTGTGTTCTTTGGCCGTTCGCTCGGTGCCGCCATCGCGGTGCAACTGGCGACCAAGCACACGCCCAAGGCGCTTATCATCGAGTCTGCCTTTACGTCCGTCCCCGACCTGGCGGCGGAGGTCTATCCTTTTATTCCTGCGCGGAGGCTGGCGCGATTTCGCTATGACGCCGAGACGCTTCTCCAGTCTGTGAATTGCCCTGTACTCATTGTGCATAGCCGGGACGACGAGATTATCCCCTTCGCGCACGGACGCAGATTGTACGCGGTCGCCCACGAGCCGAAGCAGCTCTTGGAGATCCGCGGTGGTCACAACGATGGGTTTCTCGTAAGCAGGCAAGACTATGTGGCCGGCTTGAATACCTTTATGAAAGTCCATCTCGAACAATGA